The stretch of DNA GTCGTTATCAGCACGAGGAGCGCCGATTGATGGCGGTACGCCACAGCGATCGTCATGCCGAGCCACAAGAGCGGGATCATCTCTAACCGCCACTGCGGCCCGGCGAAGTAGATCACGCCGAACATCGCCCCGCTGGCGAGCAGGAAAGCCGTCAGCAAAGTCGCGTAGCGACCCAGCTCCACCACCGACTCGCGGTCCGAGCGATACAGCCCCAACCCGCAGAGGGCGAGCATCGATGCGTAGAGCCAATAGGTCGAGAGCGATCGGCCGACGATGTCCCCCACGGATTGCCGGGCGAGGAACTCCTTGTAGTCGAGCTCCAGCAGCGTCATCGCGGCGTCTTCCAGCGGCACGCCGGCCTCGGCCAAGCGGTCGCCCGGCTGGAAGACGCGGTAGACCGCTTCGACTTGCGCCGCCTGGTCGTCGGACTCTTTGCGAGTGTCGGCCTCGTTGAGCTTGAGCGTCACCGGCAGGTTGCCACGCAGCCGCGCGAAGACGTGCCGCGCCACTTCGAGATTGGGCATCAAGCGGCGCAGCGATTGGTCGAGGTCGTTGCGGACATTGTCGACCAGGGCGTCACGCACCGGCACGACGCTCGGGAAGGACTCCTTGCCCGGACGCTGGACGCGGATCTGCTCGGCGTTGGCGTCGGTCGGGGCGCGGTCGAGGATGCCGCGGTCTTGCAGAGGCTGCACCGCCTTCTCGAGCGCCAGCCCAAAGCCCTCCCGCGCTTCCTCGGTAGCGAGGGCCGTGCGGAAACGCTCGAACTCGGTCCGCTTCTCTTCATCGGTCGGGGCGGGGGTCCCCTCGGCGAGCTGCGGGAGGTACTGCGACCACAGCGATTGATCCACTTTCTCCAGCGATTCCGCGCTGGCCAGTTGGAGCACCTCGTTACGGACCTGAGCCACCAGCTGCGCCAGCGGGGCCGGGTCGTTGTCGTACACCGCCTGGGCGAAGCGGCGGGCGCGGTTGCGCGCGTCCCGCGTCGCCCGGTCGTCGAGCTGCTTGAACTCGACGCGGGCCGTTAGGTCGCGCGACGGGATCTCCCCCAGCGCGAAGTCCCGCGGCGGCTCCCAGCCCCGCACCAGCACCACCAAGAGCGCGGCGGTCACCGCGGCGATCGCCAGGCGCAGCACGACCGCCCCACGACGCAGCTGACCGAGCAGCGTCGAGAACTTGCCCGGGGGCAGTTCGACCATCGCAACGCGTTGGCTGCGCGTTCGTTTTGTATTGGGGTTGGGCATCTATCGGGTGAAAGCGGCGCGGGTTGCGACGGTCCCCCAGGGAACCGGGTTCGTCGACCTGCCGTTGTGTTACCGCTTCTCCCCTTTCTCGTAGGCGTTGACGATCAGGGACACCAGTCGGTGCCGGACAATGTCGGTGGTTTGCAAGCGGACGCAGGCGATCCCCTCGATGCCGTCGAGTCGCTCGACCGCGTCGGCCAGTCCGCTACGGGTGTGCGGCGGCAGGTCGACCTGCGTGGCGTCGCCGGTGACGACGACTTTCGACTTCGCGCCCATGCGGGTGAGGAACATCTTCATCTGCGGGACGGTGGTGTTCTGCCCCTCGTCCATGATGATAAACGCGTTGTTGAGCGTCCGGCCGCGCATGTAAGCGAGCGGCGCCACCTCGATGATGTCCTCGCTCGTGTAGCGTTTCAGTTGGTCGTAGTCCATCATCTCGCCCAGCGCGTCGAGCAGCGGGCGGAGATAGGGGTGGATCTTCGCTTGCAGGTCGCCGGGCAAGTAACCGAGGCTCTCACCCGCTTCGACCGCCGGGCGCACCAGCACGATCTTACGGATCTGCTTGGCGCGGAGCGCTTCGACAGCCGCGGCAACAGCGAGGTACGTCTTGCCGGTGCCCGCGGGGCCGATGCAGAAGACGCAGTCGTGTTCGCGGATCGCCTTGAGGTAGGTGTTCTGGCCGTCGGTGCGCGGGCGGATCGTGATGCCCGGCTGCTGGATGACGACCTCGGCGCCGTTGATCGCGGGGCGTTCGCCGGTCACCTGCGCGACGATCTCGTCGACGCGATCGCCCGTGAGGGCGCCCTCGCGGCTGACGGCTGCCTTGAGCTTCTCGAAGATCGCAGTCGCCTGCATCACCGCCTGCTCGTCACCGGACAGGTGGATGCGGCCGTTGCGCGTGGCGATCTTGGCAGGGGCGCGTTGACGCACCTTCTTGAGGTGCTCGTCGCCGACGCCAAATAGGAGAACGGTCTCTTCCGGACCGCTGACGGGAATTGTCGCTTCGATCATCCGTTGGGAATCGGCCGTGGAGGGGCTCGTCGACATGCGTCGACGAGCGGCCTGCGGAGCCGCTGTAACTATACTCAACCCCCCGGCTAGCTGCCCAGCGCAAGGCGGCGAGAGAGGCGTAAAGCGTTGCGGGGGCGCCGGTTATGCCCAATCTGCCGAGCCTGCGGTCGCCCGAATCGGGGCCCGTATCACCCATTCAGGGGCCCACTCAAGGCCCCACGCACCGCGTAATCCAAAGCAAAAACGCCACCGGCGCCGCGAACAGGATCGAATCGAGCACGTCCAGCACGCCGCCGAACCCAGGCATCCAGGTGCTGGAGTTCTTCAAGTAAGCGTCGCGTTTGAGCATCGAAACCGCCAAGTCGCCCGCCACGCCCGCGATCCCCACCAGCACGGCGTAAACGAGACACCCCGCGATCCAGCCGGGCAGCGTCCGCTGGCTGTCGCAGCCCATCGCCTGGGCGAGTGGGCCGAGTGTCGCCATTGTCGCCACGGTCGAGAGGGCGAACCCGCCGGCGAGGCCCTCCCAGGTCTTTCCGGGGCTGAGCACCGGGGCCAACTTCGTCCGCCCAAAGAGCCGCCCGAAGCAG from Botrimarina mediterranea encodes:
- a CDS encoding HD family phosphohydrolase, translating into MVELPPGKFSTLLGQLRRGAVVLRLAIAAVTAALLVVLVRGWEPPRDFALGEIPSRDLTARVEFKQLDDRATRDARNRARRFAQAVYDNDPAPLAQLVAQVRNEVLQLASAESLEKVDQSLWSQYLPQLAEGTPAPTDEEKRTEFERFRTALATEEAREGFGLALEKAVQPLQDRGILDRAPTDANAEQIRVQRPGKESFPSVVPVRDALVDNVRNDLDQSLRRLMPNLEVARHVFARLRGNLPVTLKLNEADTRKESDDQAAQVEAVYRVFQPGDRLAEAGVPLEDAAMTLLELDYKEFLARQSVGDIVGRSLSTYWLYASMLALCGLGLYRSDRESVVELGRYATLLTAFLLASGAMFGVIYFAGPQWRLEMIPLLWLGMTIAVAYRHQSALLVLITTGFIAAIGFGWSVGESVIALAPGAASIILLDSVRHRSKLLLVGFWAGLVAIVTTLSVGAIEGQPLWSTMQLALATGLWPVIAGSLLTVSLPAVERVFNIQTDLSLIELGDPAKPLLQELVRRAPGTYNHSITVASIAEAAAEAIGARSLLVRVGAYYHDIGKMLKPGYFIENQGKGVNSHDALVPAMSTLVIIAHVKDGADLARQNRLPQCIVDFIEQHHGTTLVEYFYRQAQKKSLDQADDSKVDESRFRYPGPKPQTKEAAVLMLADAVESASRSLVEPTPARIESLVEELTRKRLDDGQFDECGVTLQELHTIGESLIKSLTAVYHGRVKYPDQVTA
- a CDS encoding PhoH family protein; protein product: MSTSPSTADSQRMIEATIPVSGPEETVLLFGVGDEHLKKVRQRAPAKIATRNGRIHLSGDEQAVMQATAIFEKLKAAVSREGALTGDRVDEIVAQVTGERPAINGAEVVIQQPGITIRPRTDGQNTYLKAIREHDCVFCIGPAGTGKTYLAVAAAVEALRAKQIRKIVLVRPAVEAGESLGYLPGDLQAKIHPYLRPLLDALGEMMDYDQLKRYTSEDIIEVAPLAYMRGRTLNNAFIIMDEGQNTTVPQMKMFLTRMGAKSKVVVTGDATQVDLPPHTRSGLADAVERLDGIEGIACVRLQTTDIVRHRLVSLIVNAYEKGEKR